A DNA window from Staphylococcus warneri contains the following coding sequences:
- a CDS encoding ZIP family metal transporter: MAEFFENLPPHFQALIAGIITWLLTALGAASVFIFKSVNDKVLNSMQGFAAGIMIAASFWSLLQPSIEFSKDSAMPWLPAAIGFLFGGFFIRGLDFVIPHMHRNAKDENQQQEGIDTSLSKNALLVLAITLHNIPEGLSIGVAFGGVVSGNGTATFLGAIGLAIGIGIQNIPEGAALSMPIKAAGASSWKAFNYGQASAIVEPIFAMLGAGAVLVITPMLPYALAFAAGAMIFVVVEELIPDSQSGNNTDLATLSLMLGFAIMMVLDVALG, translated from the coding sequence ATGGCAGAATTCTTCGAAAATTTGCCTCCTCATTTTCAAGCTTTAATTGCAGGAATCATTACATGGTTATTAACAGCACTTGGTGCAGCTTCTGTCTTTATTTTTAAATCTGTTAATGATAAAGTGTTGAACTCGATGCAAGGGTTTGCTGCAGGTATTATGATTGCCGCAAGTTTCTGGTCTCTGTTACAACCCTCAATTGAATTTAGTAAAGATTCAGCAATGCCTTGGTTACCAGCTGCGATCGGATTCTTATTTGGTGGTTTCTTTATTCGCGGACTAGATTTTGTTATACCACATATGCACCGAAATGCGAAAGATGAAAATCAACAACAAGAAGGCATTGACACATCTCTAAGTAAAAATGCTTTACTTGTTCTTGCGATTACATTGCATAATATACCAGAAGGTTTATCAATTGGTGTTGCCTTTGGCGGCGTTGTATCAGGCAATGGTACTGCCACATTTTTAGGGGCAATTGGTTTAGCAATCGGTATAGGTATTCAAAACATTCCAGAAGGTGCAGCATTATCTATGCCAATAAAAGCAGCCGGTGCATCTAGTTGGAAAGCTTTTAACTATGGACAGGCTTCAGCTATTGTAGAACCCATATTTGCTATGCTTGGTGCAGGTGCAGTACTAGTTATTACACCGATGTTACCGTACGCGCTTGCCTTTGCTGCAGGTGCAATGATATTTGTAGTAGTAGAAGAGTTGATTCCAGATTCTCAATCAGGTAATAATACAGACTTAGCTACGCTAAGCTTAATGCTTGGTTTTGCTATTATGATGGTATTAGACGTTGCATTAGGTTAA
- the ltaS gene encoding polyglycerol-phosphate lipoteichoic acid synthase LtaS, with product MSSHKKKISLFAFFLMTVFTITLKTYFSYYVDFSLGVKGLVQNLILLMNPYSLIALVLSVFLFFKGKKAFWFIFVGGFLLTFLLYANVVYFRFFSDFLTFSTLNQAGNVESMGGALGASFKWYDFVYFIDTIIYLFILIFKRQWLSTKAFSKKFVPVVMAVSVALFFLNLAFAETDRPELLTRTFDHKYLVKYLGPFNFTVYDGVKTIENNQQKALASEDDLTKVLNYTKQKRTEPNPEYYGAAKKKNIIKIHLESFQTFLINKKVNGKEVTPFLNKLSSGKEDYTYFPNFFHQTGQGKTSDAELTMDNSIYGLPQGSAYSLKGDNTYESLPAILDQKQGYNSNVMHGDYKTFWNRDQIYKHFGIDKFYDATYYDMSDDNVVNLGLKDKIFFKDSADYQAKMKKPFYSHLITLTNHYPFTLDEKDASIDKPNTGDSTVDGYIQTAHYLDQALEEYVTDLKKKGLYDDSVIMIYGDHYGISENHNNAMEKLLGEKITPAKFTDLNRTGFWIKIPGKSGGINKEYAGQMDVMPTILHLVGIDTKNYIMFGTDLFSKQHNDVVPFRNGDFITKDYKYVNGKLYSNKDNELLTKKPKDFEKNQKQVEKDLEMNDSLLNGDLFRFYKNPDFKKVDPSKYEYKTGPKGNEKK from the coding sequence ATGAGTTCTCACAAAAAGAAGATAAGTCTTTTTGCGTTTTTCCTGATGACCGTATTTACGATCACGCTAAAGACATATTTTTCATATTATGTTGATTTTTCTTTAGGTGTTAAAGGATTAGTACAAAACTTAATATTACTGATGAATCCATACAGTTTAATCGCACTAGTACTAAGTGTGTTCCTATTCTTCAAAGGTAAAAAGGCTTTCTGGTTCATTTTTGTTGGAGGATTCTTATTAACATTTTTACTGTATGCCAACGTTGTATACTTCAGATTCTTCTCTGATTTTTTAACGTTTAGTACTTTGAATCAAGCAGGGAATGTAGAATCTATGGGTGGCGCATTAGGTGCTTCATTTAAGTGGTACGACTTTGTGTACTTTATCGATACGATTATCTACCTGTTTATTCTAATCTTTAAACGTCAGTGGTTAAGTACAAAAGCATTTAGTAAGAAATTTGTTCCAGTCGTCATGGCTGTATCAGTTGCGTTATTCTTCTTAAACTTAGCTTTTGCTGAAACTGACCGTCCAGAGTTATTAACTCGTACATTCGACCATAAATACTTAGTTAAATATTTAGGACCATTTAACTTTACAGTATATGATGGTGTAAAAACGATCGAAAACAATCAACAAAAGGCTTTAGCATCAGAAGATGACTTAACTAAAGTACTTAATTATACAAAACAAAAGCGTACTGAACCTAACCCAGAATATTATGGTGCGGCTAAGAAGAAAAATATTATTAAAATCCATTTAGAGAGTTTCCAAACTTTCTTAATTAACAAGAAAGTTAATGGTAAGGAAGTAACACCATTCTTGAACAAACTATCAAGTGGTAAAGAAGATTACACTTACTTCCCTAACTTCTTCCATCAAACTGGTCAAGGTAAGACATCAGATGCCGAATTGACAATGGATAACAGTATATATGGATTACCACAAGGTTCTGCATATTCATTAAAAGGTGACAACACATATGAATCACTACCTGCAATTTTAGACCAAAAGCAAGGTTATAATTCAAATGTCATGCATGGTGACTATAAAACGTTCTGGAACAGAGACCAAATTTATAAACACTTTGGTATAGATAAGTTCTATGATGCTACGTATTATGATATGTCAGATGATAATGTAGTTAACTTAGGATTAAAAGATAAAATATTCTTCAAAGATTCAGCGGACTATCAAGCTAAAATGAAGAAACCGTTCTATTCTCACCTTATTACATTGACTAACCATTATCCATTCACTTTAGATGAGAAGGATGCATCAATTGATAAGCCAAACACAGGTGACTCTACAGTTGACGGATACATTCAAACAGCACATTATTTAGACCAAGCGCTTGAAGAATATGTTACTGACCTTAAGAAAAAAGGTTTATATGATGATTCTGTTATCATGATTTATGGTGACCACTATGGTATCTCTGAAAACCATAATAATGCGATGGAAAAATTATTAGGTGAAAAGATCACGCCAGCGAAATTCACTGATTTAAACCGTACTGGTTTCTGGATTAAAATACCAGGCAAATCAGGTGGCATAAATAAAGAGTACGCTGGACAAATGGATGTTATGCCAACGATTTTACATTTAGTTGGTATCGATACTAAAAACTATATCATGTTTGGTACTGATTTATTCTCTAAACAACATAACGATGTAGTACCATTTAGAAATGGTGACTTTATCACTAAAGACTACAAATATGTTAACGGTAAGTTATATTCTAATAAAGATAATGAATTACTAACTAAAAAACCAAAAGACTTCGAGAAAAATCAAAAACAAGTTGAAAAAGATTTAGAAATGAATGATAGTTTACTTAACGGTGACTTATTCAGATTCTATAAAAATCCTGATTTCAAAAAAGTAGATCCATCGAAGTATGAATATAAAACAGGACCAAAAGGTAACGAGAAAAAATAA